From Candidatus Falkowbacteria bacterium, a single genomic window includes:
- the gyrB gene encoding DNA topoisomerase (ATP-hydrolyzing) subunit B: MAKEKEAKKGSTYDASSITVLEGLDPVRKRPGMYIGSTGSAGLHHLIWEVVDNSIDEAMAGHATEVSVALLPDGLVEVSDNGRGIPTGMHASGVSALELVLTKLHAGGKFGGGGYKVSGGLHGVGVSVVNALSTYLKATIHNDGKVWQQEYKTGTPQYKVKSVGKSDKTGTTITFRPDDTIFSELEFNWGKILDRMRQQAYLTKGVSIRVADKREDHSPKEYKFHFEGGIKAYVKALNRNQEVKNDTIFYVEKEINDSKVEVALQYNNEYNETMMSFANNIHNPEGGTHTVGFKTALTRTLNTYARTQKLLKEKDENLSGDDVREGLTAIISVKLTDPQFEGQTKGKLGNTEMKTYVEQVFGEAFSTFLEENPKQAEAMVGKCILASHARIAARTARANILRKGALEGMTLPGKLADCSSRKAEECELYIVEGDSAGGSAKQGRDRKFQAILPLRGKILNVERARLDKMLANNEIKNLVIALGTNIDDQFDLEKLRYHRIIIMTDADVDGAHIRTLLLTLFYRHFTPLVTNGNLYIAQPPLYQIKKGTTALYAYSDAEKEAILTQLGGGKIEEVVETEEGAEGEEEEAETPEKAKAKASSRIVIQRYKGLGEMNPEQLWSTTMNPEHRITRQVTVEDAAGANEVFEMLMGDDVASRKHFIQTHAQKVENLDI, from the coding sequence ATGGCCAAAGAAAAAGAAGCCAAGAAAGGCTCAACTTATGACGCCAGCTCGATTACGGTTCTTGAGGGCCTCGACCCGGTCCGCAAGCGCCCTGGCATGTACATCGGTTCGACCGGCTCAGCCGGCCTGCATCATCTGATCTGGGAAGTGGTCGACAATAGCATCGACGAAGCCATGGCTGGCCATGCTACCGAAGTCAGCGTCGCCCTCCTGCCCGATGGCCTAGTAGAAGTATCCGACAACGGCCGCGGCATCCCGACGGGCATGCACGCCTCGGGCGTTTCAGCGCTCGAGCTCGTGCTGACCAAGCTGCACGCAGGCGGCAAATTCGGCGGAGGCGGCTACAAAGTCTCCGGCGGCCTTCATGGCGTCGGTGTCTCGGTAGTCAACGCCCTAAGCACTTACCTTAAAGCCACTATCCATAACGACGGCAAGGTCTGGCAACAGGAATACAAGACCGGCACTCCGCAATACAAGGTGAAGTCGGTCGGCAAGTCCGACAAGACCGGCACCACCATCACCTTCAGGCCGGATGACACCATCTTCAGCGAACTCGAGTTCAATTGGGGCAAAATTCTTGACCGCATGCGCCAGCAGGCATATCTGACCAAAGGCGTCTCCATCCGCGTAGCCGACAAGCGCGAAGACCACTCGCCGAAAGAATACAAATTCCATTTCGAGGGCGGCATCAAAGCCTACGTCAAAGCGCTTAACCGCAACCAGGAAGTCAAGAACGACACCATCTTCTACGTCGAGAAAGAAATCAACGACTCCAAAGTAGAGGTGGCTTTGCAATACAACAACGAATACAACGAGACAATGATGTCGTTCGCCAACAACATCCACAACCCAGAAGGCGGCACCCACACCGTCGGTTTCAAAACCGCCCTGACCCGCACCCTGAACACCTATGCCCGCACCCAGAAATTATTGAAAGAAAAGGACGAGAACCTTTCCGGCGATGATGTCCGCGAAGGCCTGACCGCCATCATCTCCGTCAAACTTACCGACCCGCAGTTCGAAGGCCAGACCAAGGGCAAGCTCGGCAACACCGAGATGAAAACCTACGTCGAACAGGTCTTCGGCGAAGCATTCTCGACTTTCCTGGAAGAAAACCCCAAACAGGCCGAAGCCATGGTCGGCAAGTGCATCCTGGCTAGCCATGCCCGCATCGCTGCCCGTACCGCCCGCGCCAATATCCTGCGCAAAGGCGCCCTTGAAGGCATGACCCTCCCTGGAAAATTAGCCGACTGCTCCAGCCGAAAAGCTGAAGAGTGCGAACTCTACATCGTGGAGGGCGACTCGGCCGGCGGCTCAGCCAAGCAAGGCCGCGACCGCAAATTCCAAGCCATCCTGCCCTTGCGCGGCAAGATCTTGAATGTCGAACGCGCCCGCCTGGACAAGATGCTGGCAAATAATGAAATCAAGAATCTGGTCATCGCCCTCGGCACCAACATCGACGACCAGTTTGACCTGGAAAAACTGCGCTATCATCGCATCATCATCATGACCGATGCCGACGTTGACGGCGCCCACATCCGCACTCTGCTCCTAACCTTGTTCTACCGCCACTTCACGCCGCTGGTCACCAATGGCAATCTCTATATCGCCCAGCCGCCGCTCTACCAGATCAAGAAAGGCACGACTGCCCTCTATGCCTACTCTGACGCCGAAAAAGAGGCCATCCTCACGCAGCTCGGCGGAGGCAAGATCGAAGAAGTCGTCGAGACCGAAGAAGGTGCGGAAGGAGAAGAGGAAGAAGCCGAGACTCCGGAAAAGGCTAAGGCCAAGGCCTCCAGCCGCATCGTCATCCAGCGCTACAAAGGTTTGGGTGAAATGAACCCGGAACAACTCTGGTCGACGACCATGAACCCGGAACACCGCATCACCCGCCAAGTGACCGTCGAGGACGCGGCGGGGGCCAACGAGGTCTTCGAGATGCTGATGGGAGACGATGTCGCCTCCCGCAAGCACTTCATCCAGACCCACGCTCAAAAAGTAGAAAACCTGGACATATAA
- a CDS encoding HD domain-containing protein translates to MLAKIKSILSGAHDKKRFFKIIATLYPTLDWRYKLIEKAYKDAKDAFRLKKREDGQRYFEHLRSVALIAILYLRTHDYKIIVAALLHDIVEDVPSWPIERVKAEYGEEIALLVEWMTKPSSEFPDKEECHLVYHRRFIHAPREFFLIKMADRLHNLLTMWVCTAEKRARKIEETRRFYLPFAEKHFILIHELEAAIEELLSQPVTE, encoded by the coding sequence ATGTTAGCCAAGATAAAGAGCATATTATCCGGGGCCCACGACAAGAAGAGATTTTTCAAAATCATCGCCACCCTCTACCCGACTCTCGACTGGCGCTACAAGCTGATCGAGAAAGCCTACAAGGATGCCAAAGACGCCTTCCGCTTGAAGAAGCGGGAAGACGGCCAGCGCTATTTCGAGCACTTGCGGTCTGTCGCTCTCATCGCCATCCTCTACCTCAGGACCCATGATTACAAGATCATCGTCGCCGCTCTGCTGCACGACATCGTCGAAGACGTGCCATCCTGGCCGATCGAAAGGGTCAAAGCCGAGTACGGCGAAGAGATCGCGCTGTTGGTCGAATGGATGACCAAGCCCTCATCCGAGTTTCCGGACAAAGAAGAGTGCCACCTGGTCTACCATCGCCGCTTCATCCATGCACCGAGGGAATTCTTCCTCATCAAGATGGCTGACCGTCTCCACAACCTGCTCACGATGTGGGTCTGCACCGCCGAGAAACGCGCGCGCAAGATCGAGGAGACCCGCCGATTCTATCTCCCCTTCGCTGAGAAGCATTTCATCCTCATTCACGAATTGGAAGCAGCCATCGAAGAGCTCTTGTCCCAACCCGTCACCGAGTGA
- a CDS encoding DUF4342 domain-containing protein has product MPSAKQNKEKFSEEEFTREFKVSGEKLVKKVKELIKEGNARKVIIKDEKGKSIMEIPLTVGAVGVLLAPVLAAVGALAALLTECTIVVVKEKKKK; this is encoded by the coding sequence ATGCCTAGCGCTAAACAAAACAAGGAGAAGTTTTCCGAAGAGGAATTCACCAGGGAATTCAAAGTTTCCGGCGAGAAGCTGGTCAAGAAGGTCAAGGAGCTTATCAAAGAGGGCAATGCCCGCAAGGTCATCATCAAGGATGAGAAGGGTAAGTCAATCATGGAGATTCCCCTGACCGTCGGTGCAGTCGGTGTGCTCTTAGCCCCGGTCTTGGCAGCCGTCGGCGCTCTGGCCGCCCTGTTGACCGAGTGCACGATCGTGGTAGTCAAGGAGAAGAAAAAGAAATAA
- a CDS encoding 3'-5' exonuclease codes for MYIFFDTETTGLPKNWKAPITDSDNWPRMVQLAWQHYDEQGNLLNSHNYLIRPSGFTIPEAAFKIHGISTERAWNEGRELEQALIDFSRATAEARFLVAHNIAFDLKIVGAELLRLGLPTSPLDMAQLDTMKAGASVCQLPSLYGGFKAPSLTELHRCLFNEDFDGAHNALADVEACARSFFVLKERGAI; via the coding sequence ATGTACATATTTTTTGACACCGAGACGACTGGCTTGCCCAAGAATTGGAAAGCGCCGATCACCGACTCTGACAATTGGCCGCGCATGGTCCAGCTGGCCTGGCAGCATTACGACGAGCAAGGCAACCTTTTGAATAGCCATAACTATCTTATCCGGCCGAGCGGATTCACCATTCCTGAGGCGGCATTCAAGATCCACGGCATCTCGACCGAGCGGGCCTGGAACGAGGGTCGCGAGCTCGAGCAGGCGTTGATCGACTTCAGTCGCGCCACCGCCGAGGCCAGATTTCTGGTGGCGCACAACATCGCCTTCGACCTGAAGATCGTCGGCGCCGAATTGCTCCGTCTCGGCTTGCCGACCTCGCCGCTCGATATGGCGCAGCTTGATACGATGAAAGCAGGAGCGAGCGTCTGCCAGTTGCCCAGCCTGTACGGCGGTTTCAAGGCGCCTAGCCTGACCGAACTGCACCGTTGCCTCTTTAATGAGGATTTTGACGGCGCCCACAATGCCTTGGCCGATGTCGAAGCTTGCGCCCGCTCATTCTTCGTTTTAAAAGAGCGGGGAGCCATCTGA
- a CDS encoding 8-oxo-dGTP diphosphatase, protein MKQATLCLLFRQDEILLAMKKRGFGAGKWNGPGGKVEPGEAPEVTAIRELEEEVGLKARPEDLTKVASSIFRFKGRPEWDQEVHIYALRSWTGTPGETEEMRPQWFKLEDIPYAQMWADDIHWLPPVLEGKRIRGEFHFDYEGNNIESYKIEELN, encoded by the coding sequence ATGAAACAGGCAACCTTGTGCTTATTGTTCCGCCAGGACGAAATATTGCTGGCTATGAAAAAGCGGGGTTTCGGGGCGGGAAAATGGAACGGCCCAGGGGGCAAGGTCGAACCGGGAGAAGCGCCGGAAGTGACGGCCATCCGAGAATTGGAAGAGGAGGTCGGGCTCAAGGCCAGGCCGGAGGATCTGACTAAGGTGGCATCTAGCATTTTCCGTTTCAAGGGACGTCCGGAATGGGATCAGGAAGTGCATATCTATGCATTGCGTTCTTGGACCGGAACGCCGGGAGAGACCGAGGAGATGCGTCCCCAGTGGTTCAAGCTTGAGGACATCCCGTATGCCCAGATGTGGGCAGACGACATCCACTGGCTGCCGCCAGTACTTGAGGGCAAAAGGATCCGCGGAGAATTCCATTTCGACTACGAAGGAAATAATATCGAATCATATAAGATCGAAGAACTAAACTGA
- a CDS encoding DUF1059 domain-containing protein: MMSLKCQDMGMDCHFVAHGQTKDEVKKEMMDHAQMAHPEVLGGSEEDMKAMEQKMDEMIK; this comes from the coding sequence ATGATGTCGCTAAAATGCCAGGACATGGGCATGGATTGCCATTTCGTCGCCCACGGCCAGACTAAAGACGAGGTCAAAAAAGAGATGATGGATCACGCCCAGATGGCGCATCCGGAAGTTCTTGGCGGTTCGGAGGAAGATATGAAGGCAATGGAGCAGAAGATGGATGAGATGATTAAATAG
- a CDS encoding NAD(P)H-dependent oxidoreductase gives MDKPKIKIILASIREERAGAKVADWLMDIVRQDSQADFELLDLRDYPLPMFSDAVPPSARQGPHPDPTARRWLEKIDDGDGFIVVTPEYNHGYPAALKNAYDYGYKEWNEKAIGFVGYGGAAGGSRSVEQQRLVAAELRMYSVRDQVLIPFIWSAFDDDGHLKNEDNHAKNARLVIDSVVSLAGKLKKSNLNH, from the coding sequence ATGGACAAGCCTAAAATAAAGATAATACTGGCCAGCATCCGCGAAGAACGGGCGGGTGCCAAGGTCGCCGACTGGCTCATGGACATCGTCCGGCAAGATAGCCAGGCTGATTTCGAGTTGCTGGACCTGCGAGACTACCCACTGCCGATGTTCTCTGATGCCGTGCCTCCAAGTGCGCGCCAAGGTCCGCACCCAGATCCGACAGCCAGGCGCTGGCTCGAAAAGATCGATGACGGTGACGGCTTCATCGTCGTCACTCCGGAATATAATCATGGCTACCCGGCGGCACTGAAGAACGCCTATGACTACGGCTACAAGGAGTGGAATGAAAAAGCTATCGGCTTCGTCGGTTATGGCGGAGCGGCTGGCGGCTCCCGGTCAGTCGAGCAGCAGCGGCTGGTAGCCGCTGAACTGCGGATGTACAGCGTCCGCGACCAAGTCCTGATTCCCTTCATCTGGTCCGCTTTCGATGATGACGGCCACCTGAAGAACGAAGATAATCACGCCAAGAATGCCAGGCTAGTCATCGACTCCGTCGTCAGCCTGGCAGGCAAGCTTAAAAAATCAAACTTAAACCACTAA
- a CDS encoding VOC family protein, producing the protein MNRVTHFEVQADDIERAKKFYEEALGWKIEQWMKKEDGGMDYWGLMTGKEGERGINGGLYERPKDGPDRFYLYDCTVEVDDLDKAVADVKRAGGSITKEKSEMPGIGWFAGAKDTEGNRFGLMQPTAEYKK; encoded by the coding sequence ATGAACAGAGTAACGCATTTCGAAGTCCAAGCCGACGACATCGAGCGGGCCAAGAAATTCTATGAAGAGGCTCTGGGTTGGAAAATAGAACAATGGATGAAGAAGGAAGATGGCGGGATGGATTACTGGGGTCTCATGACAGGTAAGGAAGGCGAACGCGGTATCAACGGCGGGCTGTATGAGCGGCCCAAGGACGGCCCAGACAGATTCTATCTTTACGACTGCACCGTCGAAGTCGACGACTTGGATAAGGCAGTCGCTGACGTCAAGCGGGCTGGCGGCAGCATCACCAAGGAAAAGTCCGAGATGCCGGGTATCGGCTGGTTTGCCGGAGCCAAGGACACCGAAGGCAACCGCTTCGGCCTAATGCAACCGACCGCTGAATACAAGAAGTAA